From Pagrus major chromosome 9, Pma_NU_1.0, the proteins below share one genomic window:
- the LOC141001912 gene encoding olfactory receptor 6B2-like, whose protein sequence is MENVSIVRIFILTGLNETNNYRVVLFPLTLLYYCMILFFNMTIIMIIILDKNLHEPMYILLCSFCINGLYGTAGFYPKFIFDLLSSSHEISYEACLLQAFVMYSSICSDLSILAVMAYDRYLAICRPLHYHSFMSKRRVCQMVCFSWITPFCIFSNNIVMTSGLRLCSTAMKKIVCVNWMIVKLACPDANTIPNNIIAYFTIFLYVSHGFFVIWTYMHLIKTSVRSKDDRVKFMQTCVPHLASLTTFVAIIVFDFMYMRFGSTDLPQSLQNFISIEFLLIPPVLNPLIYGFKLTKIRHRILGFVYVQRK, encoded by the coding sequence ATGGAAAATGTTTCTATTGTAAGAATTTTTATTCTAACAGGGTTAAATGAGACAAATAACTACAGAGTAGTTCTCTTCCCACTCACTTTACTGTATTACtgcatgattttgtttttcaatatGACTATCATCATGATCATCATTTTGGATAAAAACCTGCATGAACCTATGTATATTTTATTGTGCAGTTTTTGCATTAATGGACTTTATGGGACCGCAGGTTTCTACCCTAAATTCATCTTTGATCTATTGTCTTCTTCTCATGAAATCTCATATGAAGCATGTCTCCTACAGGCTTTTGTCATGTACTCTTCTATTTGCAGTGATTTGTCTATTCTAGCCGTCATGGCGTACGACAGATATCTGGCTATATGTCGACCACTGCACTACCACTCTTTCATGTCTAAGAGGAGGGTATGTCAGATGGTGTGTTTCTCCTGGATAACACCTTTCTGCATCTTCTCCAACAATATTGTGATGACATCAGGACTTAGATTGTGCAGTACAGCCATGAAAAAAATTGTATGTGTGAATTGGATGATTGTTAAACTTGCATGCCCTGATGCTAACACTATTCCAAACAACATAATTGcatattttacaattttctTGTATGTGTCTCATGGGTTTTTCGTCATTTGGACTTATATGCATCTCATCAAAACTTCTGTGAGGTCCAAAGATGACAGAGTAAAGTTTATGCAGACATGTGTGCCCCATTTAGCCTCTTTAACTACATTTGTAGCTATAATAGTTTTTGATTTCATGTACATGCGATTTGGCTCCACAGATTTACCTCAAAGCCTTCAAAACTTCATCTCTATAGAATTTCTGCTCATTCCTCCTGTTTTGAATCCTCTGATATATGGATTCAAACTGACCAAAATACGACACAGAATTCTgggttttgtttatgttcaaaGAAAATGA